Proteins from a single region of Streptomyces sp. HUAS 15-9:
- a CDS encoding ferredoxin, translating into MTVQQATRSGSEALEVWIDQDLCTGDGICAQYAPEVFELDIDGLAYVKGADDELLQAKGAVTPVPLPLLTDVVDSAKECPGECIHVRRVSDRVEVYGPDAE; encoded by the coding sequence ATGACCGTGCAGCAGGCGACCCGAAGCGGCAGTGAGGCGCTGGAGGTCTGGATCGACCAGGACCTGTGTACGGGCGACGGAATCTGTGCCCAGTACGCGCCGGAAGTTTTCGAGCTGGACATCGACGGGCTGGCTTATGTGAAGGGTGCGGACGACGAGCTGCTGCAGGCCAAGGGGGCAGTCACGCCGGTGCCGTTGCCGCTTTTGACGGATGTGGTGGACTCGGCGAAGGAGTGCCCCGGCGAGTGCATTCATGTGCGTCGGGTTTCGGACAGGGTGGAGGTCTACGGGCCCGACGCGGAGTGA
- a CDS encoding tRNA (adenine-N1)-methyltransferase yields the protein MSEPTGAARRRGPFKVGDQVQLTDPKGRHYTFTLEAGKNFHTHKGSFPHDELIGAPEGSVVRTTGNVAYLALRPLLPDYVLSMPRGAAVVYPKDAGQILAFADIFPGARVVEAGVGSGSLSSFLLRAIGDQGMLHSYERRDDFADIARQNVERYFGGPHPAWQLTVGDLQDNLSDTDIDRVILDMLAPWECLEAVSKALVPGGILCCYVATTTQLARTVESIREIGCFNEPTSWETMIRNWHIEGLAVRPDHRMIGHTGFLLTARRLADGVEPPMRRRRPAKGAYGEDYAGPNADGGAGR from the coding sequence ATGTCCGAACCGACCGGTGCCGCCCGCAGGCGCGGGCCCTTCAAGGTCGGGGACCAGGTACAGCTGACCGACCCCAAGGGCCGCCACTACACGTTCACGCTCGAAGCCGGGAAGAACTTCCACACCCACAAGGGCTCCTTCCCCCACGACGAGCTGATCGGCGCTCCCGAGGGCAGCGTTGTCCGCACCACCGGAAACGTCGCCTACCTCGCGCTGCGCCCCCTGCTCCCCGACTACGTCCTGTCCATGCCCCGCGGGGCAGCCGTCGTCTACCCGAAGGACGCGGGGCAGATCCTCGCCTTCGCCGACATCTTCCCCGGCGCCCGCGTCGTGGAGGCCGGCGTCGGCTCCGGCTCGCTCAGCAGTTTCCTGCTGCGGGCCATCGGCGACCAGGGCATGCTGCACTCCTACGAGCGCCGCGACGACTTCGCCGACATCGCCCGGCAGAACGTCGAGCGCTACTTCGGCGGCCCGCACCCGGCCTGGCAGCTCACCGTCGGCGACCTCCAGGACAACCTGTCCGACACCGACATCGACCGCGTCATCCTCGACATGCTCGCCCCCTGGGAGTGCCTGGAAGCCGTCTCCAAGGCACTCGTGCCCGGCGGCATCCTGTGCTGCTACGTCGCCACCACCACCCAGCTCGCCCGCACCGTCGAGTCCATCCGCGAGATCGGCTGCTTCAACGAGCCGACCTCCTGGGAGACGATGATCCGCAACTGGCACATCGAGGGCCTGGCCGTCCGCCCCGACCACCGGATGATCGGCCACACCGGCTTCCTCCTCACCGCCCGCCGCCTCGCCGACGGCGTCGAGCCGCCCATGCGCCGCCGCCGCCCCGCCAAGGGCGCCTACGGCGAGGACTACGCCGGCCCCAACGCCGACGGAGGCGCCGGTCGCTGA
- a CDS encoding site-2 protease family protein produces the protein MDVSGGSGQPRPGNEKPTEHPTVPTTPATEPPGPRPDDAAQPPTADSADQPTRPEPKPEPTTPAQAEDKAPAPGDEGDTGATPAPGSHPEPDPDPAPGFDKHPDRSHADAGIAKGQPPVRPKEPGGGLLMGRPFGVPVYVAPSWFLVAALITWVFGGQLDRVLPDLGAARYLVSLFFAVAFYASVLVHELAHTVAAIRFKLPVRRIQLQFFGGVSEIEKEAETPGREFVLAFVGPLLSLVLAGVFYLAMQPVRPGTVPGVLLAGLMISNLIVAAFNLLPGLPLDGGRMLRAVVWKITGKPMSGTVAAAWVGRALAISVLIGLPLLNQSGALGSGNEEINGMDTVTDALLAAILAAIIWTGAGNSLRMARLREHLPELRARTLTRRAVPVQTDTPLSEALRRANAAGARALVVVDADGHPLSLVREAAIVGVPEHRRPWVSVGGLAQELTDGMRVSAELSGEELLDALRATPATEYLVVEETGEIYGVLSAADVERAFVKAMARPA, from the coding sequence GTGGACGTGAGCGGCGGGAGCGGGCAGCCGCGGCCCGGCAACGAAAAGCCGACCGAACACCCCACAGTTCCTACGACCCCGGCCACCGAGCCCCCCGGGCCGCGGCCCGACGACGCCGCGCAACCGCCCACCGCGGACAGCGCCGACCAGCCCACCCGCCCCGAGCCGAAGCCGGAGCCCACCACTCCCGCGCAAGCCGAGGACAAGGCCCCGGCCCCGGGCGACGAGGGGGACACCGGCGCCACCCCGGCCCCCGGCAGCCACCCGGAACCCGACCCCGACCCCGCCCCCGGCTTCGACAAGCACCCCGACCGGTCCCACGCCGACGCCGGGATCGCCAAGGGACAGCCGCCGGTACGGCCCAAGGAACCCGGTGGCGGCCTCCTCATGGGACGCCCCTTCGGAGTGCCCGTCTACGTGGCACCCAGCTGGTTCCTGGTCGCCGCCCTGATCACCTGGGTGTTCGGCGGACAACTCGACCGCGTCCTGCCGGACCTCGGCGCCGCCCGCTACCTCGTGTCCCTCTTCTTCGCGGTCGCCTTTTACGCCTCCGTCCTGGTCCACGAACTCGCCCACACCGTCGCCGCCATCCGCTTCAAACTCCCCGTCCGCCGCATCCAGCTCCAGTTCTTCGGCGGCGTCTCCGAGATCGAGAAGGAAGCCGAGACACCGGGACGGGAATTCGTGCTGGCCTTCGTCGGCCCCCTGCTCTCCCTCGTGCTCGCCGGAGTGTTCTATCTCGCCATGCAGCCCGTGCGACCCGGCACCGTCCCCGGCGTCCTGCTGGCCGGCCTGATGATCTCCAACCTCATCGTCGCCGCCTTCAACCTCCTGCCCGGCCTTCCCCTCGACGGCGGCCGAATGCTCCGCGCCGTCGTCTGGAAGATCACCGGCAAACCCATGAGCGGCACCGTCGCCGCCGCCTGGGTCGGCCGCGCCCTCGCCATCTCCGTCCTGATCGGCCTGCCCCTCCTCAATCAGTCCGGCGCCCTCGGCTCCGGCAACGAGGAGATCAACGGCATGGACACCGTCACCGACGCCCTGCTCGCCGCCATCCTCGCCGCGATCATCTGGACCGGCGCCGGCAACAGCCTCCGCATGGCCCGCCTGCGCGAACACCTCCCCGAACTGCGCGCCCGCACCCTCACCCGCCGGGCCGTCCCCGTACAGACCGACACCCCGCTCTCGGAGGCCCTGCGCCGGGCCAACGCCGCCGGTGCCCGCGCCCTCGTGGTCGTCGACGCCGACGGCCACCCCCTCTCACTGGTCCGCGAGGCCGCCATCGTCGGCGTACCCGAACACCGCCGCCCCTGGGTCTCCGTCGGCGGTCTCGCCCAGGAACTCACCGACGGCATGCGCGTCTCCGCCGAACTCTCCGGTGAAGAACTCCTCGACGCCCTGCGCGCCACCCCGGCCACCGAGTACCTCGTCGTCGAGGAGACCGGCGAGATCTACGGTGTCCTGTCCGCGGCGGACGTCGAACGAGCCTTCGTCAAGGCAATGGCAAGGCCCGCCTGA
- a CDS encoding RecB family exonuclease, with protein sequence MDSSSEGAEAVPPVMTEPVTAEVEGAAAAAARPVVIAPASLSPSRASDFMQCPLLYRFRVIDRLPEKPSEAATRGTLVHAVLERLFDAPAAERTAPRAKSLIPGQWDRLRETKPEVLELFAQDPEGERLARWMGEAERLVERWFTLEDPTRLEPAERELFVEAELESGLRLRGIIDRVDVAPTGEVRIVDYKTGKAPRPEYAEGALFQMKFYALVVWRLKNVIPRRLQLVYLGSGDVLTYDPVLADLERVERKLLALWEAIRQATETGDWRPRPTKLCGWCDHQAHCPEFGGTPPPYPLPVAASGSGEV encoded by the coding sequence ATGGACAGCAGCAGCGAGGGCGCAGAGGCGGTTCCACCGGTGATGACCGAGCCGGTGACGGCGGAGGTCGAGGGTGCGGCGGCGGCCGCTGCCCGGCCCGTGGTCATAGCGCCTGCTTCGCTGTCGCCGTCGCGGGCCAGTGACTTCATGCAGTGTCCGTTGCTGTACCGGTTCCGGGTGATCGACCGGCTGCCGGAGAAGCCGAGCGAGGCGGCGACCAGGGGCACCCTGGTGCACGCGGTCCTGGAGCGGCTCTTCGACGCACCCGCCGCCGAGCGGACCGCGCCGCGGGCGAAGTCGCTGATCCCGGGGCAGTGGGACCGGCTGCGGGAGACGAAGCCGGAGGTGCTGGAGCTGTTCGCTCAGGATCCGGAGGGCGAGCGGCTCGCGCGTTGGATGGGCGAGGCCGAGCGGCTCGTGGAGCGGTGGTTCACGCTGGAGGATCCGACCCGGCTGGAGCCCGCCGAGCGCGAGCTGTTCGTGGAGGCCGAGCTGGAGTCGGGGCTGCGGCTGCGCGGGATCATCGACCGGGTCGATGTGGCGCCGACCGGTGAGGTGCGGATCGTCGACTACAAGACGGGCAAGGCGCCCCGCCCGGAGTACGCGGAGGGCGCGCTGTTCCAGATGAAGTTCTACGCCCTGGTCGTGTGGCGGTTGAAGAACGTGATTCCGCGGCGGCTGCAGCTCGTGTACCTCGGCAGCGGTGATGTGCTGACGTACGACCCAGTCCTCGCCGACCTGGAGCGGGTGGAGCGGAAGCTGCTCGCTTTGTGGGAGGCGATCCGGCAGGCCACCGAGACGGGCGACTGGCGGCCGCGCCCGACCAAGTTGTGCGGCTGGTGCGACCATCAGGCGCACTGTCCGGAGTTCGGTGGTACTCCCCCGCCGTATCCGCTGCCGGTCGCCGCGTCCGGGTCCGGGGAGGTGTGA
- a CDS encoding response regulator: protein MAIRVLLVDDQPLLRTGFRMILEAEQDIAVVGEAGDGLQALDQVRALQPDVVLMDIRMPRMDGVEATRQITGPGRDGPAKVLVLTTFDLDEYVVEALRAGASGFLLKDAPANELVQAIRVVAGGEAMLAPSITRRLLDKYATHLPSGDEPVPDTLHTLTDREVEVLKLVARGLSNAEIAADLFVSETTVKTHVGHVLTKLGLRDRVQAAVYAYESGLVRPGAQ from the coding sequence GTGGCCATCCGCGTCCTACTGGTCGACGACCAGCCGCTGCTGCGTACGGGCTTCCGGATGATCCTGGAGGCCGAGCAGGACATCGCGGTCGTCGGCGAGGCCGGAGACGGCCTCCAGGCGCTCGACCAGGTGCGGGCTCTGCAGCCCGATGTGGTTCTGATGGACATCCGCATGCCGCGGATGGACGGTGTGGAGGCGACCCGGCAGATCACCGGGCCGGGCCGGGACGGGCCGGCGAAGGTGCTCGTGCTGACCACCTTCGACCTGGACGAGTATGTGGTGGAGGCGCTGCGGGCCGGGGCCAGCGGGTTCCTGCTGAAGGACGCGCCCGCCAATGAGCTGGTGCAGGCGATCCGGGTGGTGGCGGGCGGTGAGGCCATGCTCGCGCCGAGCATCACGCGGCGGCTGCTCGACAAGTACGCCACGCATCTGCCGTCGGGTGACGAGCCGGTGCCGGACACGCTGCATACACTCACCGACCGTGAGGTCGAGGTGCTGAAGCTGGTGGCGCGCGGGTTGTCGAACGCCGAGATCGCCGCGGACCTGTTCGTCAGCGAGACGACGGTCAAGACGCATGTCGGGCATGTGCTGACCAAGCTGGGGCTGCGGGACCGGGTGCAGGCGGCGGTGTACGCGTACGAGAGCGGGCTGGTGCGGCCCGGCGCGCAGTAG
- a CDS encoding ABC transporter substrate-binding protein, translating to MNKRNQWPVLPIVAGLASGLLTGCGSETGDSGGAGSSVVMGMSDDVLATDPASGYDPGSWLLFNNVFQSLLSFPKGAVEPQPEAAKECTFTDSQAKVYRCTLQDGLTFSNGDPLTSKDVKFSFDRMLKINDSAGPAIMFPMLESVETPDEKTVVFRLNVPDATFPSKIASGAGSIVDHRQYDANGLRKDYKAVGSGPYKLDSFGDDEAVFSLNPHYKGTAETKNSGVTLKFFHGNQSALKKALLDDEVDIAYRGLTAGDISDIEKQDDTKGVEVIEGSSAEVQHLVFNMHDPVAGKLGVRKAIAHLIDRDALIKNVYRGTATPLYSIIPAGIVGHNTAFFDTYGARPSRAKAAAALHAAGINGKVKLTLWSTPSRYGPATDQELKAIAGQLNDSGLFDADVKSVAFDQYEKDIAKGKYGVYVKGWVPDYPDADNFTAPFFGKGNVLSNNYRNTTITGSLIPSTAAQSDRAATDGDFGRLQNIVADELPVLPVWQAKQYAVTRDGVYGLEYCLDASTVFRFWELSKS from the coding sequence GTGAACAAGCGCAACCAGTGGCCGGTCCTGCCCATCGTGGCGGGGCTGGCCTCCGGCCTGTTGACCGGCTGCGGCTCGGAGACCGGTGATTCCGGAGGCGCCGGCTCCTCCGTGGTGATGGGGATGTCCGACGACGTCCTCGCCACGGACCCCGCCTCCGGGTATGACCCCGGGTCCTGGCTGTTGTTCAACAACGTCTTCCAGTCCCTGCTGAGCTTCCCCAAGGGCGCGGTGGAGCCCCAGCCGGAAGCGGCGAAGGAGTGCACCTTCACCGACAGCCAGGCCAAGGTCTACCGATGCACACTCCAGGACGGCCTCACATTCAGCAACGGTGACCCGCTCACCTCGAAGGACGTCAAGTTCTCCTTCGACCGCATGCTGAAGATCAACGACTCGGCCGGTCCCGCGATCATGTTCCCGATGCTGGAGAGCGTCGAGACCCCCGACGAGAAGACCGTCGTCTTCCGGCTCAACGTCCCCGACGCCACCTTCCCCAGCAAGATCGCCTCCGGCGCCGGCTCCATCGTCGACCACCGGCAGTACGACGCGAACGGCCTCCGCAAGGACTACAAGGCCGTCGGCTCCGGCCCCTACAAGCTGGACTCCTTCGGCGACGACGAGGCCGTCTTCTCACTCAACCCCCACTACAAGGGCACCGCCGAGACCAAGAACTCCGGCGTCACCCTCAAGTTCTTCCACGGCAACCAGAGCGCCCTGAAGAAGGCGCTCCTCGACGACGAGGTCGACATCGCCTACCGCGGTCTGACCGCGGGCGACATCTCCGACATCGAGAAGCAGGACGACACCAAGGGTGTCGAGGTCATCGAGGGCAGCAGCGCCGAGGTCCAGCACCTGGTCTTCAACATGCACGACCCGGTCGCCGGAAAGCTCGGCGTGCGCAAGGCCATCGCCCATCTGATCGACCGCGACGCCCTGATCAAGAACGTCTACCGGGGCACCGCCACCCCGCTCTACTCGATCATCCCGGCCGGCATCGTGGGCCACAACACGGCCTTCTTCGACACCTACGGCGCCCGCCCCTCCCGGGCCAAGGCCGCCGCCGCCCTGCACGCCGCCGGCATCAACGGCAAGGTGAAGCTCACCCTCTGGTCCACCCCGTCCCGCTACGGCCCCGCCACCGACCAGGAACTGAAGGCCATCGCCGGGCAGCTCAACGACAGCGGCCTGTTCGACGCCGACGTCAAGTCCGTCGCCTTCGACCAGTACGAGAAGGACATCGCCAAGGGCAAGTACGGCGTGTACGTGAAGGGCTGGGTGCCCGACTACCCGGACGCCGACAACTTCACGGCCCCCTTCTTCGGCAAGGGCAACGTACTGAGCAACAACTACCGCAACACCACCATCACCGGCTCCCTCATCCCGAGCACCGCCGCCCAGAGCGACCGCGCGGCCACCGACGGGGACTTCGGCCGCCTCCAGAACATCGTCGCCGACGAGCTCCCGGTGCTCCCCGTCTGGCAGGCCAAGCAGTACGCCGTCACCCGCGACGGCGTCTACGGGCTGGAGTACTGCCTCGACGCCTCGACCGTGTTCCGCTTCTGGGAACTCAGCAAGAGCTGA
- a CDS encoding ABC transporter substrate-binding protein, whose product MNRKHLVLPAVAGLLTPVLAACGGSDSGSKSGDAIVVGTTDRFTATKDAPAPLDPAYAYDVGSWNILRQTVQTLMIQPKGEGDPVPEAAESCGFTDSGNERYACKLRDGLKFANGDAITAEDVKYSIERALRIKADSGVFALMSDIDTIETQGDREVIFHLKTADATFPYKLSTPVAGIVNPADYDKGKLRDGFDVDGSGPYTLQTDVKNDEIVTATFAKNPNYKGSLQVSNDKVVMRSFADADAMGAAIEKGDIDVMIRTMTPSQIKKLDAGTDENVELVDMQGLEIRYLAFNTNAPTVKNKAVREAMAQVVDRGELVSKVYGSQAEPLYSLVPATLTGHSNSFFNKYGNPSVTKAKALLTQAGITTPVKLTLHYTTDHYGAATKQEFEVLQKQLNDSGLFNVRIQGTPWATFQSASRKGAYDVWGMGWFPDFPDADNYLAPFLDKDNFLGSPYANNKIRNTLIPESRREADRLTASKSLTDIQDIVADDVPVLPLWQGKQYVAARNDVTGASYALNSSSTLQLWELSRGSDS is encoded by the coding sequence ATGAACCGTAAGCATTTGGTGCTGCCGGCCGTGGCCGGCCTGCTCACGCCGGTTCTCGCCGCGTGCGGCGGATCCGACAGCGGGAGCAAGAGCGGCGACGCGATCGTCGTCGGCACCACCGATCGGTTCACCGCCACCAAGGACGCTCCGGCGCCGCTCGACCCCGCCTACGCCTACGACGTCGGCAGCTGGAACATCCTGCGCCAGACCGTGCAGACCCTGATGATCCAGCCCAAGGGCGAGGGCGACCCGGTGCCCGAGGCCGCGGAGAGCTGCGGCTTCACCGACAGCGGCAACGAACGCTACGCCTGCAAGCTCCGCGACGGCCTGAAGTTCGCCAACGGCGACGCCATCACGGCCGAGGACGTCAAGTACTCCATCGAGCGCGCCCTGCGCATCAAGGCGGACAGCGGTGTGTTCGCCCTGATGTCCGACATCGACACCATCGAGACGCAGGGCGACCGCGAGGTGATCTTCCACCTCAAGACCGCCGACGCCACGTTCCCCTACAAGCTGTCCACCCCGGTCGCGGGCATCGTCAACCCGGCGGACTACGACAAGGGCAAGCTGCGCGACGGGTTCGACGTCGACGGCTCGGGCCCGTACACCCTGCAGACCGACGTCAAGAACGACGAGATCGTCACCGCCACCTTCGCCAAGAACCCCAATTACAAGGGGAGCCTGCAGGTGAGCAACGACAAGGTCGTGATGCGCTCCTTCGCGGATGCCGACGCCATGGGCGCCGCCATCGAGAAGGGTGACATCGACGTCATGATCCGCACCATGACGCCGTCGCAGATCAAGAAGCTCGACGCCGGCACCGACGAGAACGTCGAGCTGGTCGACATGCAGGGCCTGGAGATCCGCTACCTGGCGTTCAACACCAACGCCCCCACCGTGAAGAACAAGGCCGTCCGCGAGGCGATGGCCCAGGTCGTCGACCGCGGTGAGCTCGTCTCCAAGGTGTACGGCAGCCAGGCCGAGCCGCTGTACTCGCTGGTCCCGGCCACCCTGACCGGCCACTCCAACTCGTTCTTCAACAAGTACGGCAACCCCAGCGTCACCAAGGCGAAGGCGCTGCTGACGCAGGCCGGCATCACCACCCCGGTGAAGCTGACCCTGCACTACACCACCGACCACTACGGTGCGGCCACCAAGCAGGAGTTCGAGGTCCTGCAGAAGCAGCTCAACGACAGCGGCCTGTTCAACGTCAGGATCCAGGGCACCCCCTGGGCGACCTTCCAGTCCGCCTCGCGCAAGGGCGCGTACGACGTCTGGGGCATGGGCTGGTTCCCCGACTTCCCGGACGCCGACAACTACCTCGCGCCGTTCCTCGACAAGGACAACTTCCTCGGTTCGCCGTACGCCAACAACAAGATCCGCAACACCCTGATCCCGGAGTCCCGCCGCGAGGCCGACCGGCTGACCGCCTCCAAGAGCCTGACGGACATCCAGGACATCGTCGCCGACGACGTCCCGGTGCTGCCGCTGTGGCAGGGCAAGCAGTACGTCGCCGCGCGCAATGACGTCACGGGTGCCTCCTACGCGCTCAACTCGTCCTCGACGCTTCAGCTGTGGGAGCTCAGCCGCGGATCGGACAGCTGA
- a CDS encoding HAD family hydrolase yields MTSTVPALGTRTAEGSALQAVLLDMDGTLVDTEGFWWDVEVEIFARLGHALDDSWRHVVVGGPMTRSAGFLIEATGADITLAELTVLLNEGFEDRIGSALPLMPGAARLLAELYEHEIPTALVSASHRRIIDRVLGSLGPQHFALSIAGDEVSRTKPYPDPYLLAASGLGVDPARCAVVEDTATGVAAAEAAGCQVVAVPSVAPIAPATRRTVVTSLEEVDLAFLHGLMTQMR; encoded by the coding sequence ATGACCAGCACGGTCCCTGCGCTCGGAACCCGTACGGCGGAAGGCTCAGCCCTGCAGGCCGTGCTCCTCGACATGGACGGAACCCTGGTGGACACCGAGGGCTTCTGGTGGGACGTGGAGGTCGAGATCTTCGCGCGTCTCGGCCACGCCCTCGACGACTCCTGGCGCCATGTCGTGGTCGGCGGCCCCATGACCCGCAGCGCGGGCTTCCTGATCGAGGCCACCGGCGCCGACATCACCCTCGCCGAGCTCACGGTGCTGCTCAACGAGGGCTTCGAGGACCGTATCGGCTCCGCCCTGCCCCTGATGCCGGGCGCCGCCAGGCTGCTCGCCGAGCTGTACGAGCACGAGATCCCCACGGCCCTGGTCTCCGCCTCGCACCGGCGCATCATCGACCGCGTGCTGGGCTCCCTCGGCCCCCAGCACTTCGCCCTGTCCATCGCCGGCGACGAGGTGTCGCGCACCAAGCCGTACCCGGACCCGTATCTCCTCGCCGCCTCCGGACTGGGTGTCGATCCGGCCAGATGCGCCGTCGTCGAGGACACCGCGACCGGCGTCGCGGCGGCGGAGGCCGCCGGCTGCCAGGTCGTCGCGGTGCCGTCCGTGGCCCCCATCGCCCCGGCCACCCGCCGCACCGTGGTGACCTCTCTCGAAGAGGTCGACCTGGCATTTCTGCACGGCCTGATGACACAAATGCGCTAG